A single genomic interval of Helianthus annuus cultivar XRQ/B chromosome 6, HanXRQr2.0-SUNRISE, whole genome shotgun sequence harbors:
- the LOC110866263 gene encoding uncharacterized mitochondrial protein AtMg00810-like — translation MLVQIYVDDIIFGSTNEELCREFETVMKAKIEMSMMGELTFFLGLEVKQKEDSILIHQAKYIRDILTKYNMNDCKVASTPFASQTELTLDPQGKPVNKSFYRSMIGSLIYLTAIRPEIMWAVCLCARFQTNPKESHETAVVK, via the exons ATGCTGGTTCAGATTTACGTAGACGATATCATTTTCGGGTCAACTAATGAGGAGCTGTGTAGAGAATTCGAGACCGTCATGAAGGCAAAGAtcgaaatgagcatgatgggagagctCACGTTCTTCTTAGGGCTAGAAGTAAAGCAAAAGGAGGACAGCATTCTCATTCATCAGGCTAAGTACATTCGGGATATTCTCACAAAGTACAACATGAACGATTGTAAAGTTGCTAGCACCCCGTTCGCCTCTCAGACGGAGCTTACTCTAGATCCtcaaggaaaaccagtgaacaagtCCTTTTATCGCTCGATGATCGGTTCTCTGATCTACTTAACGGCTATCAGGCCTGAGATTATGTGGGCTGTCTGTCTCTGTGCTCGCTTTCAGACAAATCCCAAAGAATCACATGAAACTGCT gttgTAAAGTAG